Sequence from the Parvicella tangerina genome:
TGATGCAACAGTTAATGTTGAAATCAATGGAAATAATTACACGTTCATCATGAACTAAAAAGAAAGGAAGTTGATGCTTTTAACCGTATGCGATTAACCGTGTACGGTTTCTTTTTTTCCATACTTTTGAATAATTTGATCTTCGTGATCTAGCCATTCTTTCCAACGCTTGTCTACGTTAACATCGATGCCGTATTGTTTGGCAAATTTTAAAAACGTTGTGTAGTGATTGGCCTCACTTTCCATTAACTCCCTATAGAACTTTGCTAATTCAGGGTCATCAATGTTTTCGGAAAGGGTTTTGAAGCGTTCACAACTTCTAGCCTCAACCATAGCAGCAAATAGCAATCGTTCCGTAAGCGCCTGTGTTCTGCTTCCATCCTTTTTCATGAATTTATACAGGTCATTTACGTAGCAGTCCTTTTCTTCGATCAATAACTGCATTCCTCGTTCTCGAATGATCTTAACCACCATTTCAAAATGCTGCATTTCCTCAATAGCAATTGCAGCCATTGTGTCCACTAAGTCAGGAAGGTGTGAATTGTAAGTCAGTAATGCAATGGCATTTGAAGCTGCTTTTTTCTCACACCATGCGTGATCTGACAAAACCATTTCCAGATTACTCTCTATTAAATCAACCCATCTTGGATCTGTTCTTAATTTTAATCCCAGCATTGCTAAAAGTGTTTACTGAAAACAAAGATAGGCGTAATTATTTTATGTTGTTTACGTGTATATTTGTAAGCTGTGGAATTTGCAATAGTCGATATAGAAACCACTGGTAGCCAACTCGGGCCAGATTGTATTACTGAGATTGGAGTGGTGATTACTGACGGAGTTAAAGAACTTCATCGGTATGAAACATTGATTAACCCTCAGGCAAGAATACCACGATTCATAACTCATCTCACAGGTATAACTGAAGAAATGGTTGAAGATGCACCCGTTTTTGAAGAAGTAGCTGAAGATATTTATGAATTGCTTAATGAGCGGATTTTCGTTGCGCATAACGTTAACTTCGACTACAAGATTGTTAAAAGTCACATGGAACGCGCTGGTTTCAG
This genomic interval carries:
- a CDS encoding tRNA-(ms[2]io[6]A)-hydroxylase yields the protein MLGLKLRTDPRWVDLIESNLEMVLSDHAWCEKKAASNAIALLTYNSHLPDLVDTMAAIAIEEMQHFEMVVKIIRERGMQLLIEEKDCYVNDLYKFMKKDGSRTQALTERLLFAAMVEARSCERFKTLSENIDDPELAKFYRELMESEANHYTTFLKFAKQYGIDVNVDKRWKEWLDHEDQIIQKYGKKETVHG